The following are from one region of the Dreissena polymorpha isolate Duluth1 chromosome 2, UMN_Dpol_1.0, whole genome shotgun sequence genome:
- the LOC127867264 gene encoding roundabout homolog 1-like, producing MDNRLTYSWIILSVLISTKGTIRISSYIVAHNKFNITCQWTGLATNVIFYRQTQTLAYPSAGGEHSRVDNVLQVTDPENECHIQSSLIVACVCFKYSAVSCIINNTLEEQLIVQWKCAIYINGDRIFSNITSLKTYEPAKITTFQVDAFQGVSHVTLKENNTAMLTCISEGFPIPEISLKRDTLAFGASIVQSEISIRSQLNKTFTNISRQKTGKYTCVASNEHGQSEQSLYLNILYPPSVIRTDNVYIKEGEGLNITCKYEPGNPPETAVHWKKEGIIYSNKTLLYPRVARTDAGNYSCIATNTYDNGHTNFTGVDFQRFILHVLFPVSRKIPVTDFSNYGNEANIYLGGEVTFSFSALANPLPTSAEYVWHKCSDTNCTEITNSSRSYIETYRDFSNLTVVNITESDYGMYILQVGNGIGKPHTEVYFLKRLSSLPTKPMTNMTVIGLLAGLSGTLILVIIFVLAEYVHRHLTQTETIDVGCQSVVPTTSYNDDTTVKLPFVPLDRLDVQGEAIALYSSAAQLEIYSQIDLQLVEEMISRNDGSTNETQLVTEPIRCNGVGPPEPDDEPQYIVGRCGR from the exons ATGGATAATCGTCTAACATATTCTTGGATCATTCTTTCTGTGTTAATATCAA CAAAAGGGACCATACGGATATCAAGTTATATTGTGGCCCATAACAAATTCAACATAACATGTCAATGGACAGGTCTTGCGACAAACGTAATCTTTTATCGTCAAACACAAACATTGGCGTATCCGTCTGCCGGTGGGGAGCATAGTCGAGTTGATAATGTTTTACAAGTTACAGATCCTGAAAATGAATGCCATATACAATCATCCTTAATTGTAGCGTGCGTCTGTTTCAAATATTCGGCGGTTAGttgtattataaataatacacTGGAAGAGCAACTTATTGTACAATGGAAGTGTGCAATATACATAAACGGGGACAGGATTTTCAGCAACATCACATCTCTTAAAACATATG aacctgctaaaataacaacatttcaagTAGATGCATTTCAAGGAGTGTCCCATGTCACATTAAAGGAAAACAACACTGCGATGCTGACCTGTATTTCTGAAGGTTTTCCTATACCGGAAATAAGTCTTAAGAGGGATACATTAGCGTTTGGAGCATCTATTGTTCAGTCAGAGATAAGCATAAGAAGTCAACTAAACAAAACGTTTACCAACATTAGCCGCCAAAAGACAGGCAAATATACCTGTGTTGCTTCCAACGAACATGGGCAAAGTGAACAAAgcctttatttgaatatattat ACCCTCCATCTGTAATTCGCACTGACAATGTGTACATCAAGGAAGGAGAAGGTCTCAACATAACATGCAAATATGAACCCGGTAATCCACCCGAGACGGCAGTACATTGGAAAAAAGAAGGCAttatatattcaaacaaaacattACTGTATCCGAGAGTAGCCAGAACAGATGCTGGTAACTACTCTTGCATTGCGACAAACACATACGACAACGGACATACCAACTTCACGGGAGTCGATTTTCAGCGGTTTATCCTGCACGTTTTAT TTCCAGTGAGCAGAAAAATTCCTGTTACTGACTTTTCAAACTATGGAAACGAAGCAAATATTTATCTTGGTGGAGAAGTGACATTTTCGTTTTCAGCATTGGCAAATCCACTTCCGACAAGTGCTGAATATGTTTGGCATAAATGCAGTGACACCAATTGTACTGAAATAACCAACAGTTCCCGTTCTTATATAGAGACTTATAGAGATTTTAGCAACCTAACGGTAGTCAATATAACGGAGTCAGATTATGGGATGTACATTTTGCAAGTGGGAAACGGAATAGGAAAGCCTCATACGGAAGTTTACTTTTTGAAGCGTCTAT CATCTCTTCCCACAAAACCAATGACCAACATGACAGTTATTGGATTATTAGCAGGGTTAAGTGGAACCCTCATTTTAGTAATTATATTCGTTCTTGCCGAATATGTGCACCGACATTTAACACAAACGGAAACAATAG ACGTCGGATGTCAGTCTGTTGTTCCAACAACCTCTTACAACGACGACACTACCGTGAAACTTCCTTTCGTGCCCTTAGATCGGTTGGATGTTCAAGGCGAGGCCATTGCTCTTTATTCTTCAGCTGCACAATTGGAGATTTACAGTCAAATTGATCTACAGCTCGTCGAAGAGATGATATCTAGAAATG ACGGATCTACAAACGAGACGCAGCTGGT